Proteins encoded in a region of the Poecilia reticulata strain Guanapo linkage group LG14, Guppy_female_1.0+MT, whole genome shotgun sequence genome:
- the LOC103475824 gene encoding leucine-rich repeat neuronal protein 4 — MTKRPFPLVIACLLSIRGFSPLSSAGTGEPPRNPVIPTEDYDILDEISTPTMTTSTGTLPRCDYHSCRENQTPCEDLAASHGCSCPGFSLTTVQPDDPSLRSVTWNGSAVVVHWCAPYSYITSYVVTVKGGEKQIVKKDQRITTLKQIDHKAEVCVVAVNDVGESGPSCKEYTPASNSLPLAAGLIGGALGLLLLILLVVLLCRRRTQKKREAAHV, encoded by the coding sequence ATGACGAAACGTCCGTTTCCCCTCGTGATCGCGTGCCTGCTTTCCATCAGGGGTTTCTCTCCGCTGTCCTCTGCAGGCACCGGAGAGCCTCCCAGAAATCCCGTCATTCCCACAGAAGACTACGACATATTGGATGAGATATCCACTCCTACTATGACTACAAGTACTGGAACCCTCCCACGGTGCGACTACCACTCCTGCAGAGAGAACCAGACCCCCTGCGAGGACCTCGCTGCCTCTCATGGCTGCTCGTGTCCAGGTTTTTCCTTGACGACAGTTCAACCAGACGATCCCTCTCTGAGATCAGTGACCTGGAACGGCTCGGCAGTTGTGGTTCACTGGTGTGCGCCATATTCTTACATCACATCTTATGTTGTGACGGTTAAAGGTGGGGAGAAGCAGATAGTGAAGAAGGACCAAAGGATCACAACGTTGAAGCAGATAGACCACAAAGCGGAGGTCTGCGTGGTGGCTGTAAACGACGTGGGGGAAAGCGGCCCGTCCTGTAAGGAGTACACCCCGGCTAGCAACAGCCTGCCCCTGGCAGCAGGCCTCATCGGCGGGGCGCTGGGCCTCCTGCTGCTGATTCTGCTGGTTGTTCTGCTGTGTAGGCGCAGGACGCAAAAGAAACGAGAGGCCGCGCATGTATGA